Within Theileria orientalis strain Shintoku DNA, chromosome 4, complete genome, the genomic segment TTCTTGAACGAGACCAGGTTTTCGAACTCGTTGCTTTCGAGCGTGTTCAGCTTCGTGCCCGTGTTCAGGAGCAGGCACAGGCACCTCAGGAGCTTCTTCATGTAAGCGTACTGTCTTCTTTCCAGGTTTAGTCCTTCGTGCCTGCTGTGCTCCCTCGACTCCTCCCCGCCGTCCACTTCCATCCCGTCTCCTGCCCCGCTGCAGCTCGAGCTCTTTGCTGCCGCGTTCAGGTAGAACTGCGTCAGCGACGTGTTGTACTGCAGCAGCGGCGCCATCGCCACCAGCAGGTACCCGCAGTACGCGTCGAACTCCTCCACTTTTAGCCTAACTGTTCCTGCCCTGCAGGTTTCCATCAGCCTCTTAGTCATCGCGTCGAGCCCCTCCTCCACTGGCACCGACACTATCGTGAAGTCCTTCTTACTTGCCGACGGGAACGCCAGTGTGAACTCCTCTGTGTTTTTCACCTCCGCGTCGATTGTGTACTTCTGACTGAGGTTTCCCAGCTTCCCCAGGACGCTCAGCACTATCGCCGCcacgtcctcgtccttCTCCAGGATGTATCTCAGGAACAGCTTGATGAAGTACGGCTCCGTGCTCTGGTCCTCCTCGTTATCGTCTCCGTCGGCCCAGTCTCCTTCTCTTTCCTCGTCGTTCTCCGGCCTTATCTGCCTCGCTAGCATGCAGTACAGCTCCTGTATCTCCGTGTGCTCTGCGTACgactccagcagcagcagcgcctgcttcagcagcgtcttACTTTCCACGTGGTTGAACACGTAGTTGaccagcttcagcatctCCTCCATGTACTCCTTTTCCGTGTTCCTCGTGCTTATCACGAACAGGAACGTGTACAGCTCCTCGTTCTCCTTGACGTCCACGTAGGCTGAGCTGCTGCTTCTCTGCATCAGTTCCAGGTGATTGTAGTCCGACAGCTTAAAGTAGAAGAGCAGCTTGTTCAGGAACTTACTCAGCGTGCTGATGTGTTCGTACATGTAACTGCACTTGACGTTTTTGTTGATTTGTTTAAACATCACTGTCAGCAGTCTAAAATACGCGTTTGTGTTTCCGTTCGCTTGTTCGTCCAGTGGCTTAAGTCCGTCCCACCTCGGGTAGTAGTTGTACAGGATCCCTATTATGTAATTCAGGTCACTGCTGATGTACTTCATTGCGTCTACGTTGTTCCTCAGGCCTACGAATATGTTCTCGTTAAGCAGCTTCTCTATTGCCTCGTTGTCGTCCATTCTCGTCTCCTCTACTCGATCCGGCTCCGCCTGGAACAGCACTCTGTGAGAGTACCTGTacaggtcctccaggttatcgttgttcagcaggtacacGAACAGCGAGAGGTACTGCTGCAGGAACAGGTCTGGGAACAGCTTCGAGAACGAGTACAACACGTACAGAGCCAGTGACTCCTGCTCCAGGCTCTCTTCGACCAGCCTTGCTTCCTCGTGGTCCTCGTCAACTTCCATCGAcccttcctcttctccttcttcactcCTCTTTCCTCTTTTCGTTGCTCTTCCTCTCGCGTTTAGGTACTCGTGTATCAGCAGTGGCAACAGCACTCTGATCCCATCCACTGTGTACGGGTACTCGAGCGTCTTACACACCATCCTCACTGCGTTATCCAGCATGTACAGGTACTCGTTCTTTTCCTCGTCTTGATTTTCCATCTTCACTTCTCTGTTTGCTGTCAACGTCCCGTACATTCTAAATACGATCTTGATAACCAGCACAAACGtctttaacacatttaccGTCATTATCCTCTTTACTCGATtttgttgtattaataatttatagttTAGTAGTATTAACTCCAATAACTGATTCATTGTGCCTTTTACATATGATATAAATCCAATATTcattttctaaaaattttgttagttatttattttttagttatttgtttatttcactTTTTGGTAACTTTTTCAAAAGACCATTGTTATGTAATAACCTCTTTATCTACTCTACTTTAGCAGCTACCTAGTCTGCCAATCATCTACTCTAATTAAACAACTTTTCACTAAGGTAACTATCTCTACTACTATTCCGACTTACGTTTAAGGTATAGTACATATCACTAATGGCGTTTGTTGCATTGAAGAACGAGATCACTGCGAACTTGTAGACCTTATTCTTCGCCTCTTCGTCCAGATTTGATATTGCCTTTGACGCGTGGCTTGTGAGGTCCAGCATTAGGTTGTAGCTCAACTCTCTCAGTCTGTGGTCTGTCGACAGCCAGTACCTACTGATAAGAGTGCAGCACTTTTCAAATATCACTATGTTGAACTGCTCCACGTCGatttttttaactatttcaTGAATCAGCAACAACACATTTGACCTGCACATTATGAACTCCTCATCTTATATCgacacacacacatatgcGTATACTTAACTCACCTTAGTGAattctcttcttctgcgATACTGTacagtttattatatatttccgACTCAAATATCGACTTGAACAACACCTTATTCACCACCGAGCTCACAAATATGATAAACACGTTGATTACTCTAGTCCTAAATTTCCATTAGTTCCTGCCTGTGACACTTATAGTATTTCTTACTGCTCGACTACATATTCCACCACTTACAGTTGTGCGATATTTACTGGGTTTGTACTGTTGACTAGGTATATCaggtgtgtgtatatgtcGTTGATGTAGTATGTGTAGTTCACGCTGTGCTTCACGTTCGTGTTGAACAAATGTAGCGACGAGCATGACAGTTTTATCAGCTCCACGTAGCACTCTTCGATGTGGTCTAAACATTTGTATCCTCTCCTAACCAACCTTTGGAATTAAGATTGATCACTTTCGTCAACACTGGCAGCAACTGTACCAGGTTCTTCGTTGACAGTGGAGTTGTGAAAAGCAACTCGAgcacatttataaatatcaacATTCTCTTCACTTCTTTTCCTACTCattatttatcttatttCATACCCACCTTGTAAATTCGGGTAATTGTTCAAAAATCTCGAGGTATATTCAAAAAACTGTTCTATTTGTACTATGTTGATAAACTGTTTCGGGTCCGATAACAGGCTCTTCAGTATTCTGTGGCACACTTCGTCCCAATCCGAGCTCGTCATCAGTGTGTTGAGACATATTGACAGCAGTTCTCTTTTGATCTGCGATTCCGACAGCTCTATCTTCGTGTACGCTTCCAATATGTCATAGCATTGCGTCTTAAGCATCACCATCTCTTCGTCCGTTGTGTATTTAAGGATAAACATCTTCAGCGAGCTATAGTTTGCTTTAAATGACGCTATAAAGCCTTCCACTGTGTAGTTTTCAAAACTCTCGGCCAATTTCTTCACTCCTTCGATACACTCTAGGGAATATTCGTGAATTTCGGTTCATTTTGTTATTCTTACCTTTAGACAGCTCTATATCTGAAGGGGTGTGCCCGTCCTTTGGGTTGTTGTTTGATGACATTGGTGAGTACACTCCTCTGGCCGATGATATGTTATTAGGATCTAAATTTGAATCCATTATGACTCGATATTGTTTGATTCTTGATTATGTGAAATATATCTCTGCGTTCTTCCAAACATTGGATTTGTTGTTAAATCCATTGTGTGAATCAATTCACTCGaatttttacaataaaaatctattatacattgtgtgtaattttgtttacactatgaaataaaattataaattaatttactgaTACTCATATGGCAAGTCGACTTCGTTACGagttttttatatattcctAGATTTGATGCCTAACCCTGTTGGAATCCATTTTCATCAccattaataaattatatttattattacttttttgagtgttgtaatatattttatttgattttcggtttgtttattatgttatacatatatttttttgtttcattGAATATTTGGTACTTCTGATATGTTAATTTGGAATGACAGAATCCGTTCATATACAGAGGCATCCCTATTCTAAATacttaaaaaataacatttataagTCCTTGAACCTATTCGCTGGCGAATATGGTTCGAAACCGTACAATCCTAACGACCCCTTTACGAGGAAGCATATTAGGAGTAAAATACTTGACGAATATATTTCAGTATCGCAATATGTACCGCTAACCACTGCAAACTCTAAGATAATTGATAAGTcaaaggagaaggaggttATCCAGCCTAAGACTAGGAAGGGCAAGTCAGCATTAGCCGATGTGGTCGACTCGCTGGATTCTGAGCTTTATCCATTACACGCACCTAAGAAATTGGAGTATTTGGATGTGAATTTGGACGAAGTAAGGTACAGACTCACCGACGATAATATGCTCGCAATATCTGACAGTAAAACTTTGAGCAGTGATTCAGTAACGAGCAAGGAAGTGGCGCTTTCGCCACAAGATGTAAAGAGTGAGACTCTCAAAAGGTATTTGAAGGACACAGTGGCCAAGGGACACCAAATAGCTGAGTTGGACATAAACCCGAAGGTTGAAAGGATTAGAAGAGGAAGGCCGATGTGGCACGCGCCGTGGAAGCTGTACCGCGTCGTGATAGGACACCACGGATGGGTGCACTGCGTGGACGTGGACGTCTCAAACGAATGGTTTGTCACCGGGAGTGCAGACAGACTCATAAAAATATGGGACCTTGCATCCTGCGAGCTGAAGCTATCGCTGACTGGACACATAAACACAGTGAGGGACGTTAAGATTTCCACAAAGAGCCCGTACATATTCTCCTGCAGCGAGGACAACACAGTCAAGTGCTGGGACATAGAGCAGAACAAGGTGATAAGGAGCTACCACGGCCACCTCTCGGGAGTGTACAAGCTGGCGCTGCACCCGGAGCTGGACGTCCTGTTCAGCGGCGGCAGGGACGCAGTGGTCAGGGTCTGGGACATCAGGACCAAGCAGGCAGTTCACGTCTTGACTGGCCACAGCGGCACAGTGATGAGTCTGGTGAGCCAGGCCTCGGAGCCTCAGGTCATATCAGGCTCCCAGGATAAGACGGTGAGACTGTGGGACCTTTCAACTGGAAGGAGCATAGTGACGCTCACGAACCACAAGAAGAGCATTCGGGCGATGTCGATACACCCGACTGAGTACGCATTCTGCTCCTGCGCCTCGGACAACGTCAAGGTCTGGAAGTGCCCCGAGGGCCAGTTCATAAGGAACATCACGGGCCACAACAGCATCCTGAACTGCTGCGCGATCAAGGACGACGGGGACTCGAGCGTCCTGGTGGCCGGGAGCAACGACGGGCAGTTGCACTTCTGGGACTGGGCCTCGGGCTACAAGTTCCAGACGCTGCAGTCGAAGGTGCAGAAGGGCTCCCTCGAGAGCGAAAACGGTATATTCTCCATGGCCTTTGACAGGAGCGAGTCGAGGCTCATAACGGCGGAGTGCGACAAGACGATAAAGATTTACAGGCAGGACGAGAGCGCGACCGAGGAGACCCATCCAATAGACTATACGCCATCGAAGATCACAAGATACTACTGACCGGACGttagtatattttaatttgctctttattttaaacttatgTGCTTGTATTCCAATATTACTAGATTCTTGGGGTCATACTAAGTGTGCTTGAGTTTTTACGTAATTATACAATGGATTAACTgtaaacacattaattataaGATAGGGTGTGTATAGTATTTAGTATAAGTTTAGCTTATGGTACATCGTgtttaactttattttagttaGCTTTATGGTTTTTTATTCAAGTTTCTTTTAATCAAGTCTCTTAGCAGTTAAATCAAATCGGAGTTTGATAGGATTGTAGTTTCATTAATGATTCCAAAGACATTTTCTCTTTTGGTGTTTCTACGTCTTTTGTTTCATCGGAAGCCTGCAAGTATGCCTTGTACAGAGAATGGGCAATGTATACGGAGTACAGCGACTCtataatcaataaaaagaaCCCTCCTGATGCCAGGTAGTACATGTTCTTAAGGTCGTACTCATCCTCGTAAAAGTCGTGGTAGAAGGGCATTAGGCCATGGGCCAGTGTGTAGACCGCCGAGAAGAAGGCAGTCACAGAGAACACGTTTCTCGTTAACAGCAAGAAGGTGGTGTTCTCCTTTAACACTGCAATGATTCCGATCACTGAAAATATGAACCCTGTGATTCCTCCGAAGCAGTCGAGTACGATGATCGAAATTACTCTATCGTTGCTCACGGCAACGTAGATTCCGAACACGAAGATCATTATACTGAGCACCAATCCAATGGAATGGGCTATGGTAccaatgattttaaattttttggGTGACAAAGGCTTCATTTTGCACACACTTTTACATATACGCTAGCTTTATTCACACGTTTGTTCCTTATTTATATGGCACAAATTGACCAAATATgagtatatttattaaaacaattaaaaattatatcagtgatatataaataaaactacaGATACAAATCGATCtccaaataatttatagatttaaaaaaatcgTCGTAGCTCATTTCGTctactttttaaataaattgtacGGGGTAAATACACGTTAAAgtgattaaataaataaatatgttgtTATAAAatctatttaatttatattttagtgtGATCAATCTAAAATCAATGGATTCCATATGGTCAATTGTATACTCCTCGATTAGGGGTATTGGTAAGACAAGTTTGAGGGGATGGACTTTAAGTGCACCTCAAGTAACATTTGAGGGTAGTATTAATTGGGTGTGTATATAGTGGAGCTAGTTTAAGGCCAATTCTCAAGTTGGTGTATACACAGTCGTGATGTTGTAATTCTTTTGACAGTGTTGGCATAAAAACGAATATAGATTAAATGACATacttataaatacataaattatataaatttgaatgAATTGTTTATAATTCATTTTCACGATTATCTATTATTAACTGTGTGAGGCTTTCCATTAGgattccatatttatttagcttgtattttttgtaatcACCCCTGTTTGTCTATATCCTTTTGTTTTAACCATGGCTAACCCATCGCAGTTTTTAAAGATTGatcagttttttaaaaaggacCACCCTAAGGTACGTTACTTCTCACTGTATACTTGTTGTTCAGAGGAACCTTTCCATTAGAATTTTCTACATCAAATCTTCTTTCGCTTTGATTCTTGGCCTGCTTCTTGGCATCTTTAAGGTCAATGGTGCCGTTGGTTTTATGGTTTTTCTTTCTGTTCAGTATATGATCGGTCGCATTTACTGTTCTCAGTTTAACGTTCCTGACTATATGCTCGATAATTTAGAGGTATTCACTGAACAcattcttccttcttttgGCCTTTTTttggtatttttacttttatttttacataaaatttccttttttcaGGTCTTTTGGACTGTAACATATACTCTTTCTTACCCTAACCAGTAATTTGCTTTTTTCACCCACTCACtcacacatatttacatatatttatatacacacattcgTATAAATATACGTCTGCTTACCTACCTACCtacttgtttttttacttatacttattttctCCTAGTTACTCTTGGATTCCCACTAACTCTACTGTTAATATATTCACACACTCACTTATCTACTTTTCTCGTATGCatatacttatatttatattcacgTAGTCATATTATTGTTCACCTTTAACGTATTAATTCGAGCTTAGATTCACATAATTCTATCATGTTCTTCACGTCTAGATTAATATACTTGTATTATCTCTCTTCTATACTGTTAATCTGCtgttctttattttttccacttACTAATTATTCTGATCCTTTTACTCTTATTTCTTACTCCTATATTACTCTATTATCGTTTACCGTGCGTTTCTTTCTCAATCGTATTAATTTGATGCTATTACTTCTCTTTTCTTTGACTCTCAGATTCCCTCTTACACGTTTCCTTTTTAAGTAGCAACTCACTCGACAACTCCGTCATCACACACCGTTGCTGGTCTCCTAGTTGTAACTTCATAGAATTACTAGGTGTACCTGTCATCCTAGTTGTTAACTAGCATTCTTAGGTGTTACCTAGAAATCATTGGTGCCAGCTCCTAAACTCCTCGCTTCTTTCTTTACTGTACACTTCCCTACGGTGTTTGATTGTTGATCATGGTGAGTACTTCTTCTTGCACTTGTTCAAATCAAATTCGCTTTTCTTTTGGTGATACCTGACTGTGAAATCGTTTGCATTTAATGCAACTGTTAGGTCTGGGTAGTTCATGTAGCTGTAGTGTTTGAATCCGACGTCGTCCTGTATCATGAGtgctattttttctattgcCAGCTCCACTTCGCTCTGCGTGCCGAAGACCACCAGCACTCTCTCCTGCACTGGTCCGTCTTCGTACGTCTGCTTGATCACTCTTATGTTCGCTCCCGTCATCTCCATGATTTGCTTAAAGTGCTTGTTTCTGTCCATTGTGAACCTCAGCGACTCTGGTATCAGCACTTCGATTTCCAGCCTTATTTTCGAGGGCTCTATTCTCACTGAGTCGTCGATCAACAGCCTAATCACTTCCTCCTGGATTGCTCTGTACAGTGGCCTCAGCACCTTCAGTATGTTGTAGAGCTTTCCGTTGATGAGCAGCACTCCTTTGTTGTTTGAGCCTGGGAAGTGTATTCTCTTCGTCGTCACTGACACGTTGACGCTGAACTCCTGCTGTAACGCCTGCACTCTGTGTCCGTTCGATCCGAAGAACGAGCCTATTACTCCGTGTGATGCCAGCAGCTTCAATGACGACCTCTTTTGGTTTTTTTGCGAAAAGATTTGTGCCAGTGTGAAGTCGTAGATCGACTCGTTAACCGTCTCGTTCAGGAACGCTTCGTATCTCAGCGTCGAGTCCGTGTTGTACTTTTCGTGTATTGTCATGACCATGTGCTTGATCATTCTCTGCAGAGTCTCGATTTTGTTGTAGATGATGTGCTCTCCGTACGACAGTTCCTTCACGTTCTTGTCGCTCTTCTCCTCCGAGTAATCtatgaatttttattattttgtattaacATAATTACTACATAACactattttgtattataataattactaCATAACactattttgtattatCATAATTACTACATAACACTATTTTGTATTAACCTAATTACTACATAACACTATTTTGTATTAACCTAATTGGTTTGTGACAACTTAATTGCATTATCTTGAGATAACTAATATATCTTAACCTAATTACCATGTGCTAACTTAATTACcatatgttaatttatgttgtttGTTGAACACACTTACCGTTGTTGACTATGTATGGGCTGTTTGCTGAGCTACTAACATTGTAATCGTAGTTAGTACTTGACGAGCTGTTTACCAGTGTGTTGTTCTTTGCACTTTCCATCAATCCAAAACGATATGATAAATTCGGTTCTACGTTGTGCACGTTGTTGTCAAAAAAGAGTAAGTGGTTTTCCAGGTTCTTCATGTAGTTGAAATCTGTCTGTTCTGTGTCGTTTTTGCCTAGACTGTTTAGGTAAAACATGTCTATGCTCGATCTCAACTCGTTAGTGTCGTCTATGTGTGTTAAACTTGATTTGTTGGTTTCATCGTTTTTCAGCAGTGAGTTCAAATATGTCTCGtctaaatattttttgtttcccGTCTATTCAAATGTCTACTATCTATATGGCTATCCATATAACTGATCTACTCCATCGTTACGTCTTTTACTTGTGGAATCCTTTCTTACCTGGTGTGTTGAGATCGAGTGTCTCCTTTTGAAAGAGTTTAATGTTGTCCAAGTTGTAGTCAGAGTTTGATATTACTACACATCTGTTAACTTTAGATTAACTTACTGTTTGATATTCCTTCGTTGATGTAGTCCTGAATATCTCTGCTTGAATTCTGCAATGTTTTGTGATGTCGTTGGTCTCTTACCTTCTCTGACTTGGTTATGGTTTCCAAAGGTAGCTGTGTGTTGTCCATGACcaaaaatgaaattgtAAACTGATTTTTGGCTTAGTAGGTTACTgctttataaatttatgaatCCACAAGTCTACAGGcgaaatattaaaaatgagcCGATTTCGCTACactttaaaacaatttatttgtaaattgCAATACTGAGGTTGTTACtttacaaattataattgGAGGATTCAGCAATTTATTTGAATTGAcagatgtgtaaacattattttgcTATTTGCTTTTTTTCAGCTTCTAATTTCCGTGAAATCCTGTTTCCGGAAAATTGGTCTTTGTGgttgatattttacactttaaACATTTACTTTTTGATTTTACTGATGATTTTGTTTAAGACAGTTTACtcgtgtttttattttcaagtGTAAGAGGCTTATATGTTACTGGGTGTGTTAAcgttatttaaaacaaagaTCACAAGTTTTTTTGTTAGGGACACGTTTCTTTAATAGTAACCAATTacttattaaaacaaatataaaacaattCCACTGGGATGGTATAATacaaaacaattttatcaaatttgatatggtacatattttatcagATCTGTTTATAACATGTGCGTCTCCTAGGATATAACACACGTTTGACAATTCCTCTGAAcatacttttattttactgaAAATTTGCTTGGAACAATTATTGTTGTGAATCCCACATTGATAACATGATAAGGTGTAGAATCTCCTGTTTGAGTATCCTCCAAGAAATCCTCgttgatattttttttaataaaattgcTTTTAAGATTAATTATAATCTAATGCTTAATGCAACTAATGTGATGTTTACAGTAGAAacgttttttaaaaaaagcGGTACCGGTAGGGATCGAACCTACGACCTTGTGGTTAACAGCCACACGCTCTAACCTGCTGAGCTACGGAACCACACATCGAGGTGTCGAATTATGtttgaatattatttaccCATTTGATTTtacagtttaatttatttatttacttgaATTTGATacttaattaaaataaaataaagcGCATTTATCAACACACTGGATCAGATTAAtacttttaataaaaaaatttaatttttatttatttatttttttttatgaCCATCCGCTTTTGTGCCTTTTCCTTTCCTTTTGTTTaactatattatttattttatattatttacttgaTTACCTTTTGTGTCGAGAGGCTCTTTCGCTAGTGCCTCATATACTGATGGGTCGTATACGTCCTTATTGTAGTTCGATGAGTATTCCTTTATGTCAAACACCCTCATTATcttctacacatttcttTTTATGGTTTATTTAGCTTGACTTACTTCTAGCAGGTATGGGTTTTTAAATTCCAGTGATTCTTCGAGATTCCTTGTCGTCGTCATTCCCTGATCccttaattttttcaatctTTCTATATCTTCCTATTTTATGTTCGTTTATTTCGTTCTAACCTACCAGTAGCTTTGGTGGCATTTCAACATCCGTTACTTCGGGCACCTTATATTCCCCCGGGCTGTGTTTCGCCATTtacttataatttacattattcaaattaattttattatataaaatacgatatcacattaaaattaaaattacgATTTCTCATTCACTTAACTTtctaaaaaaaattgtgaTGTCGTTTAACCTACccttattttaatattactgACTGCCTTGTTTTTTCTTGCCATCTTTTCTTCATATTTCTTCATCATTTCACTTGTTATCTCAGGTTCATCTTCATTCTGGCACATTTCattagtttatttgttttttatcttaCTCATTAATTCCTACTTATGTaacttatattttcttACCGATTCATCTCTCTGACTCCTGTTTAGTTTGTTATAGGccagctccagctccgATCTTTCCTTCAGTGTCAGTTCTCTCACCTTTGGTGGCAGTGAGAAGTTTTTTGCGCAGTCCGCTATGTGCACTACTAGCCTCGTCAGTTGATTAAAATCGTCGTAGTTTTTCGTCAGTGTAAATCTGCATTGTAGTCTCGGCCTACattgtaaatgtgttttcATTCTAAGGTTCTAACAATCTTCTTACTTTTTCGTAAGAGTTGTGTTTGTTGAATCCACATCCGATAGGTACAGGTGTTCCAggttatttataaatgggTTAAGTTGGTGTAGCACGTAGTTTGCGAATTGCAGCACCGACTTATCGTTAGAGTCCAGGTACACTCTCACGTTATCCGGAACTTCCTTGCAATCGTACACGTTAGTAAACATCAACTAcacattaatgtttaatttgtttaatttaaatcctATCTTCtatctaaaataaaataaactttttTAACTATCCAGAATACAACATCctttaacaataataataaatattgcTCACTATTTAATCAATCAACTATTTGTGCAACTGACTATCTACTTTTTCTTACCAGGTGTTGATAGGAATTTACAAATGACTTGTTTGTTAACTTTTTACACACTGCGAATATAAAGTGATCCTGTGCATCTTTGACTTTCTATTCAACTTACCAGTGACTCGAACAGTATGTCGTAGGTCACTTGGTCGTTCTGTGGCTGAAACAGTGTTATCAGCGTCTCGTGCCAGAAACATTGTCGCTTCCGAAGCTGCACACTCTCATTTTCGTTACAACTTACGTCCAGTTTTATCAGCATTCCTCTGCAGCTCGTTCTTCCTGACGCGTACATCTCAAAGTGGCTCCACCCCTTCACGTCCAGCAGGTTTGGGTCGCGTTCCACGTATGCGAAGTTGTCCTCCAACGCCTGTTCTACTGCCAGAGACCTAAagcaatttattttcttaatCAAAATACAGTCCCGTCGCTATCTTCTTATTTCTGCTGTATCCTGCCACTGCGTACATCACCAGCAGTGTGAACACTAGTAGAAATATTGCGTAGTTCCTTCTAAAGTTTGGGGGAAAGTCCTTCGACAAAGGATCCGTAAACTTTTCGAACATTTGCACAAATGTCGGTTTTGACGCCCTTTCGGCTTTATCTAAGAGTTTACTTTTgttatatctatttttttacttaccATCTTTTtctgtatttattttacctaATACTCTTTCAACCCTTTTTGGCTTTGATGTAGAATCACTTTTGGAATCATAT encodes:
- a CDS encoding PRL1 protein, with protein sequence MTESVHIQRHPYSKYLKNNIYKSLNLFAGEYGSKPYNPNDPFTRKHIRSKILDEYISVSQYVPLTTANSKIIDKSKEKEVIQPKTRKGKSALADVVDSLDSELYPLHAPKKLEYLDVNLDEVRYRLTDDNMLAISDSKTLSSDSVTSKEVALSPQDVKSETLKRYLKDTVAKGHQIAELDINPKVERIRRGRPMWHAPWKLYRVVIGHHGWVHCVDVDVSNEWFVTGSADRLIKIWDLASCELKLSLTGHINTVRDVKISTKSPYIFSCSEDNTVKCWDIEQNKVIRSYHGHLSGVYKLALHPELDVLFSGGRDAVVRVWDIRTKQAVHVLTGHSGTVMSLVSQASEPQVISGSQDKTVRLWDLSTGRSIVTLTNHKKSIRAMSIHPTEYAFCSCASDNVKVWKCPEGQFIRNITGHNSILNCCAIKDDGDSSVLVAGSNDGQLHFWDWASGYKFQTLQSKVQKGSLESENGIFSMAFDRSESRLITAECDKTIKIYRQDESATEETHPIDYTPSKITRYY
- a CDS encoding uncharacterized protein (Rab5-interacting family protein); amino-acid sequence: MANPSQFLKIDQFFKKDHPKRNLSIRIFYIKSSFALILGLLLGIFKVNGAVGFMVFLSVQYMIGRIYCSQFNVPDYMLDNLEVFTEHILPSFGLFLVFWTVTYTLSYPNQ
- a CDS encoding uncharacterized protein (K Homology, type 1 domain containing protein), whose product is MDNTQLPLETITKSEKVRDQRHHKTLQNSSRDIQDYINEGISNIISNSDYNLDNIKLFQKETLDLNTPDETYLNSLLKNDETNKSSLTHIDDTNELRSSIDMFYLNSLGKNDTEQTDFNYMKNLENHLLFFDNNVHNVEPNLSYRFGLMESAKNNTLVNSSSSTNYDYNVSSSANSPYIVNNDYSEEKSDKNVKELSYGEHIIYNKIETLQRMIKHMVMTIHEKYNTDSTLRYEAFLNETVNESIYDFTLAQIFSQKNQKRSSLKLLASHGVIGSFFGSNGHRVQALQQEFSVNVSVTTKRIHFPGSNNKGVLLINGKLYNILKVLRPLYRAIQEEVIRLLIDDSVRIEPSKIRLEIEVLIPESLRFTMDRNKHFKQIMEMTGANIRVIKQTYEDGPVQERVLVVFGTQSEVELAIEKIALMIQDDVGFKHYSYMNYPDLTVALNANDFTVRYHQKKSEFDLNKCKKKYSP
- a CDS encoding uncharacterized protein (HCNGP-like family protein); translation: MKLNNRFVALTAILLVSTCTINVKSLNIPFFSDLKHKLSNRSNTYDSKSDSTSKPKRVERVLGKINTEKDDKAERASKPTFVQMFEKFTDPLSKDFPPNFRRNYAIFLLVFTLLVMYAVAGYSRNKKIATGLSLAVEQALEDNFAYVERDPNLLDVKGWSHFEMYASGRTSCRGMLIKLDVSCNENESVQLRKRQCFWHETLITLFQPQNDQVTYDILFESLLMFTNVYDCKEVPDNVRVYLDSNDKSVLQFANYVLHQLNPFINNLEHLYLSDVDSTNTTLTKKPRLQCRFTLTKNYDDFNQLTRLVVHIADCAKNFSLPPKVRELTLKERSELELAYNKLNRSQRDESNEDEPEITSEMMKKYEEKMARKNKAVSNIKIREDIERLKKLRDQGMTTTRNLEESLEFKNPYLLEKIMRVFDIKEYSSNYNKDVYDPSVYEALAKEPLDTKGNQLSRLERVAVNHKVVGSIPTGTAFFKKRFLGGYSNRRFYTLSCYQCGIHNNNCSKQIFSKIKVCSEELSNVCYILGDAHVINRSDKIYQFSGNRISRKLEAEKKQIAK